The following proteins are co-located in the Paralichthys olivaceus isolate ysfri-2021 chromosome 10, ASM2471397v2, whole genome shotgun sequence genome:
- the LOC109646302 gene encoding trichohyalin isoform X2, whose amino-acid sequence MEQQERAELQWEVCRLQEKLAESQAEREELESRSRALNDRLCQSVSPSLALSMHMEGEQREWRRRVREGREREARQALLIHRLQNKVVEYRDRCQRLDLQLQNQHTQLINTERIRDEHSDSLESTLIRLEEEQQRSVGLAETNALLREQLGQSEHANQALRQDLQKLTADWSRAVEEAEQRESDWLREKKCVSGGVGHHQAQLLSVWRSVVSLRRVCHSVKTAADRDLWQLRAEFSRLSSSLLSSCDSVSSALRLNAPHIQLSPSSSSLPPPDLAPPSPLSSTLSSTLLLPHPDSSDSEPPLVSSSSLGTFVLAELEQRREELERPLQETEVSQLKERIVELSRSLQEEHVLREEREREVERHRETERSLQSVSRAVISLSRVLSSCSRSVCVSSDSVLSLDLSSLLSVLSQTESTLQRRHQELQGAELSLRRLSEENTTLQLRMKQLKDDNQQLQTHTKHSQLELTHTLDTLSREREMLSSLRLQVEEVQMSEEEVRRENNRLRSERERQEERNRRLETETHRRYPAFIRRVETELLENVQLTERDSLQRMEIHTLKGALEREQLDKQRAEEETADARDALQKSRECVLRLSSVECALKQEVDEGRDAVDKMATLNSALESDKRELNKQLLQLGCDLTDSQSQLHALRSEVSSLHKEVKTLTSDCSQLRAHKELEADIVHQLRERGSEMERIMEEKKRELASLMEERENDGRQQEEMSSRFALVCAELKEAQEQLQRTREKERKREQEEQERESRRQQERESRRQQEDKELLELRSLSVSLHQQLAQQQKHLSQSEVDRCQLITHVQTVQDVKQTLQGEMACLREELEEMTARRERSEEEREVLKEKMERLTEEVEELRRTRMEEEEERKKERAAWQREREALNEDLGMRDGEVEALRRRKEGLTEEKEERQREVERLTGELMERTMQISQMMERIQRAERERENLEEEVKKTELSLREEEVRREDRRREDERQKEKEIEALCDRMERLEREKEEREGEGERWRMRVEEVEEEISTLRKREEEERGTVERLLGRVEEVKREREEERKKNERLKEEKEEAVGGLSKRLKENVGEMELLRVRLNVAKEEYEEVKEEVQRRERSLERQMNAVREREEEVEELKERLRLLEEQEEEGVREQEEVKEKLKLMQEREEQLEILLRETQDLLEEERREGGEKDDRISLLVRELQEAQAESDGVKRRVREDEEVNDRLEEEVKEWREKVKLSTTESTKISSLLKEREEEVQQLREEREEERKEKEEERREREERRRRMDIKLMELEEEKRGLEEEREQEREEKRRLEEKVKEVKEEQEEEREEKRRMENRLRVMQEEREVEEKELWRVKEEKRRLEDKLKERLKEMELQREVLRSKEEEKRKLEDEVKKTKEEQGEKRDQHLLVEERGRARVRELEEEKTGLMVELRKREREVTALMEEVKREQREKKDAQEEVQREQRRSEETLDKWRQTEEIEEELRRSEREVSLLTEEVQEAQREKKGVQKELMRRREEVTDLREELQRERDGAQEELRRRREEVTGAQREKEELEEKLKRMEGEMMALREEVQREQRKNEETEEKLRQTEEVQEELRRRERQMFVLREEVQAEEREKKGVQKELMRRMEEMTALKEEVKREQRKKEETEKNLRRTDEEVITLGEEVHRERRRREEVQEELRGAQQSVEVMTENLRSLQSQVCDLSRSKERSKQEVKEKEQERQQMKEGLREALEEMTKLKVLLQESHTEGERLRSALKDKKEEVENLRTVREEVERQREEVEKERGQLEELRARTKALERRRREVIEGLEEALHAKEKAEEYRREAEECWRSRLEEMEEEKRVKLREIQTVKERHEEVVKEWTARREVEESRAELSRVRATAAMLEEERDGQEEEEQITSLLQEKKEVKRLLRLRETEVDTLTRRTEELEKDRDRVRLALERTEAAVIDYKERSHQQEQSSGERPNSGEGVGDRLVVLQRLVAELELEQKRLSKKNSHLENTKEKLKRERHTLRDTLRQVEDERTRLRQQLIVSSRSQESTDTTEEERLQSRVMELEEQVSQLHLSLAVDQQQRAEFIQQSSRNSEWLLSLRHDLSDSLAIVTHCPIPSVLESETQRLDRSLKEEELRMSLSQS is encoded by the exons atggagcagcaggagagggCGGAGCTCCAATGGGAGGTGTGTCGTCTGCAGGAGAAGCTGGCGGAGAGTCAGGCAGAAAGAGAGGAGCTGGAGTCGAGGAGCAGAGCTCTGAACGacagg ctgtgtCAGTCAGTGTCTCCCTCGCTTGCCCTCTCTATGCATATGGAGGGGGAGCAGAGGGAGTGGAGGAGGCGGGTgagggaagggagagagagggaggccaGACAGGCCCTGCTCATCCACCGCCTGCAGAACAAG GTGGTGGAGTACAGAGATCGATGTCAGCGTCTGGATCTTCAGCTGCagaatcaacacacacaactcatCAACACTGAG AGGATCAGAGATGAACACAGTGACTCTCTTGAGAGCACCCTCATCAGGCTGGAAGAGGAacagcagag gtcaGTCGGTCTGGCTGAGACCAACGCTCTCTTGCGGGAGCAActcggccaatcagagcacGCCAACCAGGCCCTGAGGCAGGACCTCCAGAAGCTGACAGCTGATTGGTCAAGAGCTGTGGAAGAGGCGGAGCAGAGAGagtctgattggctgagagagaagaag tgtgtgtcaGGTGGTGTGGGTCATCATCAGGCTCAGTTGTTGTCTGTGTGGAGATCTGTGGTTTCTCTGAGACGAGTCTGTCACTCTGTCAAAACTGCAGCCGACAG GGACCTATGGCAGCTGAGGGCGGAGTTTTCTCGTCTCTCGTCGTCTCTTCTGTCCAGCTGTGACTCTGTCTCCTCCGCCCTGAGACTCAATGCTCCTCACATCCaactctccccctcctcctcctctctgcctccccctgaCCTcgctcccccctctcctctctcctccactctctcctccactctgctcctCCCTCATCCAGACTCCTCGGACTCTGagcctcctctcgtctcctcttcttctctgggaACCTTCGTGTTGGCGGAgttggagcagaggagggaggagctggagcgccccctgcaggagaCTGAAGTGTCACAGCTGAAGGAGCG GATTGTGGAGCTCTCTCGCTCGCTGCAGGAGGAGCATGttctgagggaggagagagagagagaggtagagaggcacagagagacagagagaagtctTCAGTCCGTCAGTCGAGCTGTGATCAGTCTG TCCAGAGTCCTGAGCAGCTGCAGtcgttctgtgtgtgtgtcctcggacAGCGTCCTCAGTCTAGACCTGTCCTCCCTGCTGTCTGTCCTGTCTCAGACAGAGAGCACCCTCCAGAGGAGACACCAGGAACTGCAG ggggcGGAGCTCTCTCTGCGGCGGCTCAGTGAGGAAAACACAACCCTGCAGCTCCGAATGAAACAACTGAAAGACGACAACCAGCagcttcagacacacacaaaacactctCAGCtggagctcacacacactctggacaCACTGAGCAG GGAGCGCGAGATGTTGTCTTCGCTGCgtctgcaggtggaggaggtgcagaTGAGcgaagaggaggtgaggagggagaACAACAGActgaggagtgagagagagagacaggaggagaggaacagacgcctggagacagaaacacacagacggTACCCTGCCTTTATCAGAAG AGTTGAGACGGAGTTGTTGGAGAATGTTCAGCTGACGGAGAGAGACTCTCTTCAGCGGATGGAAATTCACACTCtgaag GGGGCGctggagagagagcagctggacaagcagagagcagaagaagagacTGCGGACGCCAGAGACGCTCTGCAGAAG TCCAGGGAGTGTGTTCTACGTCTGTCGTCCGTCGAGTGTGCGTTGAAGCAGGAGGTGGACGAGGGACGTGACGCCGTTGACAAGATGGCCACCCTGAACTCGGCCTTGGAATCAGACAAGCGAGAGctgaacaaacagctgctgcag CTGGGGTGTGATCTGAcagacagccaatcacagctgcacgctctgaggtcagaggtcagctctCTGCACAAAGAGGTCAAGACCCTCACCAGCGACTGCAGCCAACTCAG AGCTCACAAGGAGCTGGAGGCCGACATTGTTCATcaactgagagaaagagggtcagagatggagagaataatggaggagaagaagagagagttgGCCTctctgatggaggagagagagaatgatggacggcagcaggaggag ATGTCCTCTAGGTTTGCATTGGTGTGTGCGGAGCTGAAGGAGGCGCAAGAGCAGCTGCAGCGGacgagagagaaggagaggaagagagagcaggaggagcaggagagagagagcaggaggcagcaggagagagagagcaggaggcagcaggaggacaaggagctgctggagctcag gtctcTGTCGGTGtctctccaccagcagctcgctcagcagcagaaacatcTGTCGCAGTCAGAGGTCGACAGATGTCAGCTGATCACACACGTTCAAACCGTACAGGACGTCAAACAAACCCTGCagg gagAGATGGCGTGTCTGAGAGAAGAGCTAGAGGAAATGACAGCCAGGAGAGaaaggagtgaggaggagagggaggtgctgaaagagaagatggagagactgacagaggaggtggaggagctgaggagaacaaggatggaggaggaagaggagagaaaaaaggagagagcgGCCTGGCAAAGAGAAAGGGAGGCTCTGAATGAGGACTTGGGGATGAGGGATGGAGAGGTGGAAGCACTGAGGAGGCGCAAAGAGGGATTGactgaggaaaaggaggagaggcagagggaggtggagagactGACTGGGGAGTTGATGGAGAGGACTATGCAAATCAGCCAGATGATGGAGAGAATACagcgagcagagagagagagggagaacctggaggaggaggtgaagaagacaGAGCTGAGtttaagagaggaggaggtgaggagggaggacaggaggagagaggacgagaggcagaaggaaaaagagattgAGGCACTCTGTGACCGGATGGAGAGAttagagagggagaaggaggagagagagggggagggggagagatggaggatgagagtggaggaagtggaggaggagatcagCACACTGAGAAaacgagaggaggaagagagggggactGTTGAGCGACTGCTTggcagagtggaggaggtgaagagggagagagaggaggagaggaaaaaaaacgagagactgaaagaggagaaggaggaagctGTAGGAGGACTGTCGAAGAGGCTGAAGGAGAATGTGGGGGAGATGGAGCTTCTGAGGGTGAGGCTGAACGTGGCGAAGGAGGAGtatgaggaggtgaaggaggaggtgcagcGGAGGGAGCGCAGCCTGGAGCGACAGATGAACGccgtgagagagagggaggaggaagtggaggagctgaaggagcGACTGAGGCtgttggaggagcaggaggaggagggagtgagagagcaggaggaggtgaaggagaaaCTGAAGCtgatgcaggagagagaggagcagctggagatACTGCTGAGAGAAACCCAGGATCTcctggaagaggagagaagagagggaggagaaaaagatgaCAGGATCTCCCTCTTGGTtagagagctgcaggaggctcaGGCCGAGTCCGATGGAGTGAAGAGAAGAGTAAGAGAGGACGAGGAGGTAAACGACAGGctagaggaggaggtgaaggagtgGAGAGAGAAGGTCAAGCTGAGTACGACAGAGTCAACAAAGATCAGCAGTCTTCTAAAAGaacgagaggaggaggtgcagcagctgagagaggagagagaggaggagaggaaagaaaaggaggaggagaggagagagagagaggaaaggagaaggaggatgGACATCAAGCTGATGgagttggaggaggagaagagggggctggaggaggagcgagAGCAagaaagggaggagaagaggaggctggaggagaaagtgaaggaggtaaaggaggagcaggaggaagagagggaagaaaagaggaggatggagaacAGACTGAGGGtgatgcaggaggagagagaggtcgAGGAGAAGGAGTTGTGGagggtgaaggaggagaagaggagactTGAGGATAAACTGAAAGAGAGGTTGAAAGAAATGGAGTTACAGAGGGAGGTGCTGAGAAgtaaagaagaggagaagaggaagctaGAAGATGAAGTGAAGAAGACCAAAGAGGAGcaaggagaaaagagagatcaGCACCTGCTGGtggaggagcgagggagggcCAGAGTCAGAGAgctagaggaggagaagacaggaCTGATGGTGGagctgaggaagagagagagggaggtgacagcactgatggaggaggtgaaaagagaacaaagagagaaaaaggatgCACAAGAGGAGGTCCAGAGGGAGCAAAGAAGGAGTGAGGAGACCCTTGATAAGTGGAGGCAGACGGAGGAAATAGAGGAGGAACTGAGGAGGAGTGAAAGGGAGGTGTCTTTACTTACAGAGGAGGTCCAAGAAGCACAGAGGGAAAAGAAGGGGGTGCAGAAGGAActaatgaggaggagagaagaggtgaCAGATCTCAGAGAGGAgttgcagagggagagagatggagcacaggaggagctgaggagaaggagagaggaggtaaCTGGAGcacaaagagagaaggaggagttaGAGGAAAAGCTGAAGAGGATGGAGGGGGAGATGATGGCTCTGAGGGAGGAGGTGCAGAGGGAACAAAGAAAGAATGAGGAAACCGAAGAGAAGTTGAGGCAGACGGAGGAAgtacaggaggagctgaggaggagagagaggcagatgtTTGTACTAAGAGAGGAGGTACAAgcggaagagagggagaagaaggggGTGCAGAAGGAGCTtatgaggaggatggaggagatgacagctctgaaggaggaggtgaaaagagaacaaagaaagaaggaggagacagagaagaatcTGCGGAGGACAGATGAAGAGGTGATAACTCTCGGAGAGGAGGTGCAcagggagcggaggaggagggaggaggtgcaggaggagctgagaggagcTCAGCAGAGTGTAGAGGTGATGACGGAGAACCTGCGCTCCCTGCAGAGTCAG gTGTGTGACCTGAGTCGGAGCAAGGAGCGATCTAAGCAGgaagtgaaggagaaggagcaggagaggcaGCAGATGAAGGAGGGACTGAGGGAGGCGCTGGAGGAGATGACCAAACTCAAAGTGCTCCTGCAG GAGAGccacacagagggagagcgaCTGAGGAGCGCTCTGAAGGACaagaaagaggaggtggagaaccTGAGGACTGTCAGAGAGGAGGTTGAGcgacagagggaggaggttgAGAAGGAAAGAGGACAGTTGGAGGAGCTGAGAGCAAGAACCAAGGccctggagaggaggaggagggaggtgataGAGGGGCTGGAGGAAGCTCTTCATGCTAAGGAGAAGGCAGAGGAGTACAGGAGGGAGGCTGAGGAGTGTTGGAGGAGTAgattggaggagatggaggaggaaaagcGGGTGAAGCTGAGAGAAATCCAGACGGTGAaggagagacatgaggaggTGGTGAAGGAGTGGACGGccaggagggaggtggaggagagcagGGCTGAGCTGAGCCGGGTCAGAGCCACAGCGGCCatgttggaggaggagagagatggacag gaggaggaggagcagatcacgtctctgctgcaggagaagaaggaggtgaagaggcTGCTGAGGCTCCGAGAAACTgag GTGGACACTCTCACTCGGAggacagaggagctggagaaggacaGAGATCGAGTCCGATTGGCTCTGGAGAGAACTGAGGCAGCTGTGATTGACTACAAGGAGAGAAGCCACCAACAGGAGCAGAGCTCAGGGGAGAGACCAAACTCAGGAGAG ggtgTGGGGGACAGACTCGTTGTCCTCCAGCGTCTCGTTGCTGAACTCGAACTCGAACAAAAACGACTGAGCAAGAAAAACTCACATCtggaaaatacaaaagaaaaattgaagagagagagacacacactgagagacacactgagacag gtggaaGACGAGCGAACGAGGCTGAGACAACAGCTGATTGTCAGCAGCAgatctcag gagTCTACagacaccacagaagaagagcgTCTGCAGAGTCGGGtgatggagctggaggagcag GTGAGTCAGCTCCATCTCTCATTGGCTGTGGATCAACAGCAGAGGGCGGAGTTTATCCAGCAGTCGTCCAGAAACAGCGAGTGGCTGCTGTCCCTAAGACATGACCTCAGTGATTCGCTCGCCATCGTCACGCACTGTCCAATCCCATCAGTCCTGGAGTCTGAGACGCAGCGATTGGACCGCagtctgaaggaggaggagctgaggatgtCGCTCAGCCAATCGTAA